A window of bacterium genomic DNA:
CACGATCGCTACTTCCTGGATCGTTGCGTCGACCGCGTCATCGAAATCCGCGACGGCGAGTTACTGCCCTTCGACGGGGGCTATACCGACTATCGCGCCGCTTTGAGCGAATCCGGAGGAGATTGAGATCACTCGGCGTCGCGGGTCGGAAAGGCATAGACTCGAAAGGCGCGATCAGATGGAGTCTGAATGTTCGCTGCCACTGACGTCCGTGAATAGCCCGGCTTCAGCTGAACCCGATCCGGCCTTTCCCCGTGGCCTGTTCATCGTCGGAGCGTTGCTCGCGCTCTCGCTCGGCTTCGTCACGCCGCCGTTCGGCGTGCCCGATGAACACGTTCATTTCTACCGCGCGTACCAGATCTCAGAAGGGATCTGGGTTCCGTATTCCCGAGGAGACGAAGTCGGCGGTGAGCTGCCCGCAAGTCTGCCCGGAGCGAGCGCGGGTTTTTTGCAGATGCGCAATCGGCCGGATGCGAAGATCGAGTCGAGTTCGCTTATGCGAGCTCTCGGTTGGCCGTTGGACGCATCCGTTCGGCGTTTCGTGCGTTTCGATGCGACCGTCGCCTATTCGCCCGTCGCGTACGCACCGCAGGCGCTCGGCATCGCCATTGCGCGCACTCTCGGTCTAGGGCCTCTTCCGCTTCTGTACGGCGCCCGCCTTGCGAACCTGGCGGTCGCATTGATGTTGATCTGGTTTGCGCTCAAGCGCGCGCCGAATGCGAAATGGGTCCTGGCCTGGCTCGCCTTTTCTCCGATGGCCGCGTTCCAGTTGGGTAGCGTTTCGCCGGATGCGCTGACGAATACCAGTGCATTCGCTTTGATCGCCTGCTTGTTCGCGCGCGCCAGCTCAGACGATGGGATGACTCGCTCTGAGCTGTTTACGTGGATCGCACTCGGATTGTTGCTCTCGCTCGGTAAACAGGTGTACCTGGTTGTGGTCTTGCTGATCATCGGAATGGAGAGCCGCTGTTTCGGATCGCGGACTCGTCAGTTTGGCGTATTGGCAATCGTCCTGGCGATCGGTGCATTCGGCGTCGGTTCGTGGGCTCTGGCCTCGCGCAGTTCGACTCTGCCGGAGAGTTGGGTCGCCGGGGTGGATCCGGGAGCACAGATTGCCTGGATCTGGGCTCATCCGTTTGAACTTCTCGGTCTGCTCTTCGCCGAAGTCCGGGATTACGGTCCGCAATACATCGAACTCAGTTTCGGGCGCTACCTGGGCTGGCTCGACACAGAGCTGCCTCGCTTCGCGATCTGGCTCTTCGCGGCGTTTTCCCTCGGTA
This region includes:
- a CDS encoding DUF2142 domain-containing protein, whose amino-acid sequence is MESECSLPLTSVNSPASAEPDPAFPRGLFIVGALLALSLGFVTPPFGVPDEHVHFYRAYQISEGIWVPYSRGDEVGGELPASLPGASAGFLQMRNRPDAKIESSSLMRALGWPLDASVRRFVRFDATVAYSPVAYAPQALGIAIARTLGLGPLPLLYGARLANLAVALMLIWFALKRAPNAKWVLAWLAFSPMAAFQLGSVSPDALTNTSAFALIACLFARASSDDGMTRSELFTWIALGLLLSLGKQVYLVVVLLIIGMESRCFGSRTRQFGVLAIVLAIGAFGVGSWALASRSSTLPESWVAGVDPGAQIAWIWAHPFELLGLLFAEVRDYGPQYIELSFGRYLGWLDTELPRFAIWLFAAFSLGIALWDGDASRPLKLRLRVVSLAVAVMGISIVALGAYVFSNPPGAAEIRGIQGRYFIPLSPLVFLPLAAARFRTLVDARLTAVRVRAGLPIALGGFSAMTLYCVITRYYSG